A region from the Arachis ipaensis cultivar K30076 chromosome B01, Araip1.1, whole genome shotgun sequence genome encodes:
- the LOC107631390 gene encoding nucleoside diphosphate kinase 2, chloroplastic: protein MEGGVVFGGGRAVAASCVSSSLLRPTTTKFTVSASTRRHQHQHLTAFPSHSHLFSSSSPYAKSLRARTASNPGIFLPHLIASLEQVDQTYIMVKPDGVQRGLVGEIISRFEKKGFKLTGLKLFQCSKELAEEHYKDLKGKSFFPKLIDYITSGPVVCMAWEGVGIVASARKLIGATDPLQAEPGTIRGDLAVQTGRNIVHGSDSPENGKREIALWFNEAELCQWNPAQAPWLRE, encoded by the exons ATGGAAGGAGGAGTAGTGTTTGGTGGAGGCAGAGCTGTTGCTGCCTCTTGTgtctcttcctctcttctccgACCAACCACCACCAAGTTCACCGTTTCAGCCTCCACACGCcgacaccaacaccaacacctcACTGCATTCCCTTCTCATTCCcatcttttctcttcttcttctccgtaTGCCAAATCCCTTCGCGCCAGAACCGCTTCCAACCCCGGCATCTTCCTCCCACACCTAATTGCTTCTCTG GAACAGGTTGACCAAACTTACATAATGGTCAAACCTGACGGCGTTCAACGTGGCCTT GTAGGAGAAATTATTTCTAGGTTTGAGAAGAAAGGGTTTAAGTTAACTGGCTTGAAGCTCTTCCAATGCTCAAAGGAATTAGCTGAG GAGCATTACAAGGACCTAAAAGGAAAGTCATTCTTCCCTAAGCTGATTGACTATATTACTTCAGGTCCTGTTGTGTGCATG GCTTGGGAGGGTGTTGGAATAGTGGCATCAGCACGTAAACTTATTGGAGCTACAGATCCTCTACAAGCTGAACCAGGCACAATAAGAGGAGATCTCGCAGTTCAAACAGGAAG GAACATTGTTCATGGCAGTGACAGCCCTGAGAATGGAAAGCGGGAAATAG CTCTATGGTTCAACGAAGCCGAATTATGCCAATGGAATCCTGCCCAAGCGCCATGGCTAAGAGAataa
- the LOC107618422 gene encoding uncharacterized protein LOC107618422, protein MDESRDDSSASSSCVEEADMNHNCNNPPSASISQHHIITEITMMDTDCSSSDIACTGNNTGQGSHNNVSILRFFKVKEPSNSSVSSCGEVASAKEGSSGSVSSSSVELHSSSEGESDLQYSDVCEFSK, encoded by the coding sequence ATGGATGAATCTAGGGATGATTCTTCAGCTAGTTCATCTTGCGTTGAGGAAGCAGATATGAACCATAATTGCAACAATCCACCAAGTGCTTCAATTTCCCAGCATCATATAATAACTGAGATAACTATGATGGACACCGATTGCTCTTCAAGTGATATTGCTTGTACTGGGAACAACACTGGACAGGGAAGTCACAATAATGTTTCCATTCTTCGTTTCTTTAAAGTTAAGGAACCTAGTAATTCGAGTGTCTCGTCTTGTGGCGAGGTGGCCTCGGCAAAGGAGGGTAGTTCTGGATCTGTTTCATCGAGCTCAGTTGAATTACATAGCAGTAGTGAAGGGGAGAGTGATCTTCAATATTCAGATGTTTGTGAATTTTCCAAATAG